In a genomic window of Desulfatiglans sp.:
- a CDS encoding 4Fe-4S dicluster domain-containing protein yields MEKREDHDKKYGMVIDLDKCTGCGTCMVACATENNVTVRTDESDKERSIAWMQLYKIDNGRPFPDTEVCYFPRPCMHCDEDGRGGHHSPCVSVCVATATELDHHTGIVSQIYARCIGCRYCQAACPYHARYFNWWDGYASFKPFSKGMERALSPEVSPRMRGVIEKCTFCHHRLMRAKTKAYGENRRDLLEGEYITACTEACPAGAITFGDLNNPDHMVSRLIKERHTFRLLEKLNTQPKVYYISAKEWVRKLSDNYLPDQFKPVSGKDI; encoded by the coding sequence ATGGAAAAGAGAGAAGACCATGATAAAAAATATGGAATGGTAATAGACCTGGATAAATGCACCGGCTGCGGGACATGCATGGTTGCATGCGCCACGGAAAACAATGTGACTGTTCGTACTGATGAGTCAGACAAGGAGCGCAGCATTGCATGGATGCAGTTATATAAAATAGATAATGGCAGGCCATTCCCTGATACAGAGGTATGCTATTTTCCAAGACCATGCATGCACTGCGATGAAGATGGCCGCGGAGGCCACCACTCCCCATGCGTATCAGTGTGCGTTGCAACCGCTACTGAGCTTGACCACCATACAGGCATTGTGAGCCAGATATATGCGAGATGTATCGGATGCAGGTATTGTCAGGCAGCGTGCCCATATCACGCACGCTATTTCAACTGGTGGGACGGGTATGCATCATTTAAACCATTTTCAAAGGGCATGGAACGTGCTCTCTCACCCGAGGTATCACCCCGCATGAGGGGTGTCATAGAAAAATGCACCTTCTGTCACCATCGTCTGATGAGGGCAAAGACAAAGGCATATGGTGAAAACAGAAGAGATTTATTAGAGGGTGAGTATATTACAGCATGCACTGAGGCATGCCCTGCCGGGGCAATAACCTTCGGGGACCTCAATAATCCGGATCACATGGTATCCCGGTTGATAAAGGAGAGACATACATTCAGGCTGCTGGAAAAACTGAATACACAGCCAAAGGTATATTACATCTCTGCAAAAGAGTGGGTGAGAAAACTGTCTGACAATTATCTGCCTGATCAGTTCAAACCTGTTTCAGGAAAAGATATCTAA
- the nadB gene encoding L-aspartate oxidase yields MEIKTDYLVIGTGIAGLSFALEAAKSGKVAIVTKKEKMETSTNYAQGGIASVLSLDDSYDLHIEDTLKSGDGLCNKKIVEMVVKNGPERIRELISMGVNFSHSNNSDNLELGMEGGHSRRRIVHTKDKTGYEVERALLERVEENKNITIYEDYMAIDLITISKLVRRGIVKSESKESCWGAYVLDVRREEVITFQARVTVLAAGGVGKIYLYTSNPDIASGDGIAMGYRAGVKVANMEFMQFHPTCLFHPLAKNFLISEAVRGEGGILLNKKGERFMERYHPLKDLAFRDIVARSIDMELKKSGDECVYLDITHKPKDFVRERFPNIYENCLKYQIDITKEPIPVVPAAHYMCGGLVTDENGMTNISNLYAIGEVACTGLHGANRLASNSLLEALVFARKAAIRSKHDLENNRDIPFSKAPLWEKGVAIDSEEMVVVTHNWDEIRRLMWNYVGIVRTNRRLARARARIENIQSEIREYYWNFTVTRDLLELRNIALAGELIITCATLRKESRGLHYNLDCPEKDDENWLRDTVIWR; encoded by the coding sequence ATGGAGATAAAAACCGATTATCTGGTTATTGGTACCGGTATTGCCGGATTAAGTTTTGCGCTGGAAGCTGCAAAGTCAGGGAAGGTAGCCATTGTAACAAAAAAGGAGAAGATGGAGACCTCTACCAACTATGCACAGGGTGGCATTGCATCTGTTTTAAGTCTTGATGACAGCTATGATCTACACATTGAAGATACATTAAAATCAGGCGATGGCCTGTGCAATAAAAAGATAGTTGAGATGGTTGTTAAAAACGGTCCGGAGCGGATCAGAGAACTTATCTCAATGGGGGTAAATTTTTCCCACAGTAATAATAGTGACAATCTGGAACTTGGTATGGAGGGCGGACACTCAAGACGGAGGATCGTCCATACGAAGGATAAGACTGGATATGAAGTGGAAAGGGCATTGCTTGAGAGGGTCGAAGAGAATAAGAATATCACGATCTATGAAGATTACATGGCGATTGACCTGATAACAATCTCAAAGCTTGTGCGAAGGGGGATTGTAAAATCCGAATCAAAGGAATCATGCTGGGGGGCTTATGTTCTGGATGTCAGGAGAGAGGAGGTTATTACCTTTCAGGCAAGGGTGACCGTGCTTGCGGCAGGTGGCGTAGGTAAGATATACCTTTATACCAGTAATCCGGATATAGCATCAGGTGATGGAATAGCAATGGGATACCGCGCCGGTGTAAAGGTTGCCAATATGGAGTTTATGCAATTTCACCCCACATGTCTTTTTCATCCCCTTGCAAAAAATTTTCTTATATCAGAGGCGGTAAGGGGCGAGGGAGGTATACTGCTGAATAAGAAGGGTGAACGATTTATGGAAAGGTACCATCCCCTCAAGGATCTTGCCTTCAGGGATATTGTTGCGAGATCCATTGATATGGAGCTTAAGAAGAGCGGTGATGAGTGTGTGTACCTTGATATAACCCATAAACCTAAGGATTTTGTAAGGGAACGTTTTCCAAACATATATGAGAACTGCCTCAAATACCAGATCGATATAACTAAAGAGCCCATACCTGTTGTGCCTGCGGCCCACTATATGTGCGGGGGGCTCGTTACAGATGAAAACGGAATGACAAATATCAGTAATCTTTATGCAATAGGGGAGGTTGCCTGCACAGGGCTTCACGGGGCAAACAGGCTTGCAAGTAATTCATTGCTTGAGGCGCTGGTCTTTGCGCGTAAGGCTGCTATCAGGTCAAAACATGATCTGGAAAACAACAGGGATATACCCTTTTCAAAGGCACCTCTCTGGGAGAAGGGTGTTGCAATTGACAGTGAAGAGATGGTAGTTGTAACACACAACTGGGACGAAATAAGACGTCTTATGTGGAATTATGTAGGAATAGTTCGGACAAATCGCAGGCTTGCAAGGGCAAGGGCAAGGATAGAAAATATACAATCGGAAATCAGGGAGTATTACTGGAACTTTACAGTTACACGGGACCTCTTGGAACTGAGGAATATTGCACTTGCCGGAGAATTGATAATTACCTGTGCGACACTCAGAAAGGAAAGCAGGGGGCTTCACTACAACCTGGACTGCCCTGAAAAGGATGATGAAAACTGGCTGCGTGATACAGTGATCTGGAGATAA
- a CDS encoding molybdopterin-dependent oxidoreductase, with amino-acid sequence MGSDKKKITELLSVNRRNFIKFAIGGAVGTGLSPLPWKLIDDTAIFTQNLPWVPIPETGKFTKVKSHCTLCPGACGIEVRKVGDRAVKIEGRTDHPVNPGGLCPLGMGGLQLLYNENIRCKSPLKRVGARGTGEFEPLSWDEALSILTHHILELRSNGKASSIVAIDDYNSGSTVSLLIKRFMKTIGSNNYMRLPSAEGDMAAVSKLMYGSDTPVAYDLENSDFILSFGCGLLDGWGAPGRILNAWGLWRSAENRGVTIYQVEPRASNTASKADKWIPAIPGTETALALGIANVIIRENLYNKGFIENRTYGFFEHETEGIKQRGFRDTIVENYNPDRVSEITGIAPEMIISTARMFARAKAPLAICGKGKGILNGDINEFMAVHALNALTGNINRPGGVLTGARPPLGILPDPEIDEIASESLKNPGMARANGVLKEYSSQTSALTENILKENGQEVDTLLVFSSNPAFTLPDGGDFYKALKKVPFTVSFSPFLDETAMMADLILPDHTYLEKIDDTECPSLQYSFFGMTQPVVTPLYDTRNTGDVIINLAEMIGGSTANSFPFKGLEEAIKTRAQGLFDSGEGTGKYNPSDTPWKIISTGTIITTDFKDFKEMWRHLRNGGFWYNPLSHIKADTGLFAEPESKFEFVSRRLKSLVEAYPEKSTPDVSEKALYMPHYRGLEKSDETYPLMMAPYEMINLTSGWLPNPPYLNKTLFDSQLKGDDSFVEINPETALVYKLKEGDKIQVTSVKGSVNVRVHLFDGAMPGVVFMPMGFGHMAYDDFSFGKGCNPNTLMGAEKDRLSNQPAWWYTPVKISKVV; translated from the coding sequence ATGGGTTCAGATAAAAAGAAGATAACCGAACTATTATCTGTGAACAGAAGAAATTTTATCAAGTTTGCCATTGGCGGGGCAGTAGGTACAGGCCTTTCTCCTCTGCCATGGAAACTTATTGATGATACTGCTATTTTCACCCAGAACCTGCCCTGGGTTCCAATCCCTGAAACAGGTAAATTTACAAAGGTAAAATCACACTGCACATTATGCCCAGGTGCATGCGGAATAGAGGTAAGGAAGGTCGGTGACAGGGCCGTGAAGATTGAGGGGAGAACTGATCATCCGGTTAACCCTGGAGGGTTATGTCCCCTTGGCATGGGTGGATTGCAGCTTCTATACAATGAAAACATACGGTGTAAAAGCCCTCTAAAAAGGGTGGGGGCAAGGGGTACAGGTGAGTTTGAACCTCTATCCTGGGATGAGGCGCTAAGTATATTAACCCATCACATACTTGAACTCAGGAGTAATGGAAAGGCCAGTTCCATAGTGGCTATTGATGATTATAACTCAGGCTCAACAGTATCTCTCCTTATAAAAAGATTCATGAAGACCATAGGCAGCAATAACTATATGAGGTTGCCATCCGCAGAAGGAGATATGGCCGCTGTTTCAAAACTCATGTACGGCTCTGACACACCGGTTGCCTATGATCTTGAAAACTCGGATTTCATATTAAGTTTCGGCTGTGGTCTCCTTGATGGCTGGGGAGCACCCGGGCGTATCCTAAACGCGTGGGGTCTGTGGCGATCAGCAGAAAACAGGGGTGTCACCATATATCAGGTGGAGCCAAGGGCCTCCAATACCGCCTCAAAGGCGGATAAATGGATACCTGCAATACCTGGCACTGAAACAGCCCTGGCGCTTGGCATAGCAAACGTGATCATAAGAGAAAACCTGTACAACAAAGGATTTATTGAAAACCGCACTTATGGTTTTTTCGAACATGAGACAGAAGGCATAAAACAGAGAGGTTTCAGGGATACTATCGTTGAAAACTATAACCCTGACAGGGTATCGGAGATAACAGGCATCGCACCTGAAATGATTATATCCACAGCAAGGATGTTCGCACGTGCAAAGGCGCCTCTGGCCATATGTGGAAAGGGTAAGGGGATTCTTAACGGCGACATTAATGAATTCATGGCTGTTCATGCACTCAATGCCCTCACAGGCAATATTAACCGGCCCGGAGGGGTGCTTACAGGTGCAAGACCTCCGCTGGGCATACTTCCTGATCCGGAGATAGATGAAATAGCATCCGAATCATTAAAAAATCCAGGCATGGCCAGGGCTAATGGGGTTTTGAAGGAATACTCCAGCCAGACCAGCGCCCTTACAGAGAACATCCTTAAAGAAAATGGGCAGGAGGTCGATACTCTCCTGGTATTTTCATCAAACCCGGCATTTACTCTTCCGGACGGTGGTGATTTTTACAAGGCTCTTAAAAAGGTACCATTTACAGTGAGTTTCTCACCCTTCCTGGATGAAACAGCAATGATGGCAGACCTTATTCTTCCGGATCATACATATCTTGAGAAGATAGATGACACAGAATGCCCCTCACTCCAGTACAGCTTTTTCGGCATGACACAACCGGTGGTTACACCTTTGTATGATACCAGGAATACAGGTGATGTAATAATCAACCTTGCAGAGATGATCGGAGGGTCTACTGCAAACTCATTTCCCTTTAAGGGCCTTGAAGAGGCCATAAAAACAAGGGCACAGGGGCTTTTTGACAGTGGAGAAGGCACAGGGAAATATAACCCTTCTGACACACCGTGGAAAATTATCAGTACCGGTACCATTATAACTACTGATTTTAAAGATTTTAAAGAAATGTGGAGACATTTAAGGAATGGTGGTTTCTGGTATAACCCCCTGTCTCATATAAAGGCAGATACGGGTCTCTTTGCAGAACCGGAGAGCAAATTTGAGTTTGTGAGCAGGAGGCTGAAATCACTTGTTGAGGCATACCCGGAAAAATCTACACCTGATGTATCTGAAAAAGCCCTCTATATGCCGCACTACAGGGGATTAGAAAAGTCAGATGAGACATATCCTCTTATGATGGCCCCCTATGAGATGATAAATCTTACAAGCGGATGGCTCCCTAACCCCCCGTATCTTAACAAGACCCTCTTTGACAGCCAGCTTAAAGGTGATGACTCATTTGTGGAGATCAACCCTGAAACAGCCCTTGTATATAAACTAAAAGAGGGCGATAAAATTCAAGTAACATCAGTTAAGGGGAGCGTAAACGTAAGGGTGCATCTTTTTGATGGCGCAATGCCAGGTGTTGTATTTATGCCCATGGGTTTCGGACACATGGCATATGATGATTTTTCCTTTGGTAAGGGATGCAACCCGAACACCCTTATGGGCGCTGAAAAAGACCGGCTGAGCAATCAGCCTGCATGGTGGTACACACCGGTAAAAATCAGTAAAGTTGTCTAG
- the pilO gene encoding type 4a pilus biogenesis protein PilO, producing the protein METKLLFEKVEAIKVPVRIGILAGTLILFAALFIWIVYLPKTEQISATETVIKDLDDQLIRAKLQRQKLPKVREEKKKVDLLFEAALKQLPNDMEIPELLTKITELGVESNLDISTFKPQSNRQKGFYAEIPISLKIKGSYHDIAIFFEKVGNMERIMNIQNVNMKPEKERSTILEVTCDAITYTFVKGK; encoded by the coding sequence ATGGAAACTAAACTCTTATTTGAAAAAGTTGAAGCAATCAAGGTACCGGTAAGGATAGGCATTCTTGCAGGCACACTGATTTTGTTTGCTGCCCTTTTTATTTGGATTGTTTATTTACCTAAAACAGAACAGATATCTGCCACTGAGACTGTTATTAAAGATTTAGATGATCAGCTCATCAGGGCAAAATTGCAGAGACAGAAACTGCCAAAGGTAAGAGAAGAGAAGAAAAAGGTCGACCTGTTGTTTGAGGCGGCATTAAAGCAGTTACCGAATGATATGGAAATCCCTGAACTCTTGACAAAGATAACAGAGCTTGGGGTAGAATCAAATCTTGATATATCTACATTCAAACCTCAAAGCAACAGGCAGAAGGGTTTTTATGCGGAGATCCCGATTTCATTAAAGATCAAGGGCTCTTATCATGATATAGCTATATTTTTTGAAAAGGTTGGAAATATGGAGCGTATAATGAATATTCAGAATGTTAATATGAAGCCTGAAAAGGAACGCTCTACCATACTGGAAGTAACATGCGATGCAATTACATATACCTTTGTTAAAGGGAAATGA
- a CDS encoding pilus assembly protein PilP: protein MLKPCNFRLKKAFYLTVSCALFTCFSYGVEVTPDADNKIRDDAQVFQGEKKEENKERKYIYDPSGKTDPFKPFIVTQEEKAAKEREKPRTYLETLELSQLSLSVIVIGESGKWAMVKDSKDDGHVIKEGTPIGTSGGVVYKIQPGEVIIREEFINFRGEKDFRDVSKKTISDKE from the coding sequence ATGCTTAAACCCTGTAATTTTAGATTGAAAAAGGCCTTTTATCTTACAGTATCCTGTGCATTGTTCACCTGTTTCTCCTATGGGGTAGAGGTAACACCTGATGCGGATAACAAAATCCGGGATGACGCTCAGGTATTCCAGGGTGAAAAAAAAGAAGAGAATAAAGAGAGAAAGTACATTTATGATCCGTCTGGCAAGACAGACCCGTTTAAGCCTTTTATTGTTACACAGGAGGAAAAGGCTGCGAAGGAAAGGGAAAAGCCAAGGACATATCTTGAAACCCTGGAACTCTCGCAGCTCAGTCTTTCTGTAATAGTTATCGGTGAAAGCGGCAAATGGGCTATGGTGAAGGATTCAAAGGATGACGGGCATGTAATAAAGGAAGGTACCCCGATTGGTACAAGCGGTGGTGTGGTTTATAAAATTCAGCCTGGCGAGGTGATAATCAGGGAAGAATTTATAAATTTCAGAGGCGAAAAGGACTTCAGAGATGTGTCCAAAAAGACCATCTCTGATAAGGAATAG
- the pilQ gene encoding type IV pilus secretin PilQ: protein MSKFNGSHKRRIPSFIIYFSFSVLLICGCAARSSVEMDKSEETQSSPQNMGSTQSSDSIVTETEISATGQKAAEAVATQETSGEKNYTESEPRIFIQPSDSKHNLILGVDFSMLPQGKSRLTVTTSKTVKYDLTRVDDNMLSLVMHDSKIGELLLKDIDTTEFQTAIEKIRPVYDKENRKVSMGIIMREVVPFHINQTDKNITVDFGTIKTKISERKIVPLNMAGAETKTLAAVTEPQLRSQSKQQTEIQAFSPSVNKKYSGKPLYLDFVNADVTHILRLINEVSEENIIWDPAIKGKKVSMILNNVPWDEALELVLKNNELAKRYVGQNIVWITTKQKMQQILAEEEAETRKMEEKLEQERLRLEEQKKRNQEEAPLITEYLPVDFATAKEIEGHIIKSKRGSISVDTRTNTIIMTDTAESINEAKKIVKQFDSPVKQIMIEARIVDATENFSRDLGIRWNSETSGFRSNLGSVTSTAGIASGDPNERTIGGSFSTNAPSTSWGQNGMIGFDFGRVTSSGLGNMTLDASLAIAESNGTAKTLSAPKVIAQEGSEATISSGEIIKIAATENVKAEDFPAELSLSVTPNSVSFNNYITLNVNVSDDQRVTDTRKTTKTINTTLMVKSGETVVIGGIIKESTGMDVTGVPILKDIPGLGWLFKAKTNRKTKSELLIFLTPTVMPSPVKQF from the coding sequence ATGAGTAAATTTAACGGTTCCCATAAAAGAAGAATCCCATCTTTTATAATATATTTCTCTTTTTCTGTACTGCTCATATGCGGTTGTGCAGCCAGGTCATCTGTTGAAATGGACAAGTCAGAAGAGACTCAATCTTCGCCTCAGAATATGGGTTCGACACAATCATCTGACAGTATTGTCACTGAAACAGAGATCAGCGCCACCGGTCAAAAGGCAGCAGAAGCGGTTGCTACACAGGAAACCTCCGGGGAAAAGAATTATACAGAATCAGAGCCGCGTATCTTTATCCAACCTTCAGATTCAAAACATAATCTGATACTTGGCGTAGATTTTTCTATGCTACCCCAGGGTAAATCAAGGCTCACGGTCACAACGAGTAAAACTGTTAAATATGATCTTACCCGGGTTGATGATAACATGTTGTCACTTGTTATGCATGACAGCAAAATAGGTGAATTGCTTCTTAAGGATATAGATACCACCGAGTTTCAGACTGCCATTGAAAAAATCAGGCCTGTATATGATAAAGAAAACCGGAAGGTCTCTATGGGTATTATCATGCGTGAGGTAGTTCCATTTCATATAAACCAGACCGATAAAAATATAACAGTGGACTTTGGGACCATTAAGACTAAGATATCTGAGAGGAAAATTGTCCCCCTTAACATGGCAGGAGCTGAGACAAAGACACTCGCCGCAGTCACAGAGCCACAATTGCGATCACAATCAAAACAACAAACTGAGATTCAGGCATTTTCACCCTCTGTGAATAAAAAATATTCTGGAAAACCTCTTTACCTGGATTTTGTTAATGCAGATGTAACCCATATACTCAGGCTTATAAATGAGGTAAGTGAAGAAAATATTATATGGGACCCTGCTATTAAAGGTAAAAAGGTCTCCATGATACTAAATAATGTACCGTGGGATGAAGCCCTTGAACTTGTGCTTAAGAATAATGAGCTTGCTAAACGTTATGTTGGTCAGAATATAGTCTGGATAACAACCAAGCAGAAGATGCAACAGATACTTGCAGAGGAAGAGGCAGAAACTCGGAAGATGGAAGAAAAGCTTGAACAGGAAAGACTCAGGCTTGAAGAGCAGAAGAAAAGAAACCAGGAAGAGGCACCTCTTATAACAGAGTATCTCCCTGTTGATTTTGCTACTGCCAAGGAGATAGAAGGGCATATAATAAAATCAAAAAGAGGTTCAATTAGCGTAGATACGAGAACAAACACAATTATCATGACCGATACTGCCGAGAGTATCAATGAGGCCAAAAAGATAGTAAAACAGTTTGATTCACCAGTAAAACAGATCATGATAGAGGCCCGTATTGTCGATGCTACTGAAAATTTCAGCCGTGACCTTGGCATCAGGTGGAACAGTGAAACCTCAGGTTTCCGTAGTAACCTGGGTTCAGTGACTTCAACGGCTGGCATAGCATCGGGTGATCCGAATGAGCGAACAATTGGTGGATCATTTTCAACAAATGCCCCTTCTACCTCATGGGGGCAAAACGGGATGATCGGATTTGATTTTGGTAGGGTTACATCTTCCGGTTTAGGCAATATGACACTTGATGCCTCCCTTGCCATAGCTGAATCCAACGGTACTGCAAAGACCCTTTCCGCACCAAAGGTGATTGCACAGGAGGGTTCAGAGGCAACCATAAGCAGCGGTGAAATAATAAAGATAGCAGCGACTGAAAATGTAAAGGCCGAAGATTTTCCAGCAGAATTGTCATTATCTGTAACCCCGAATTCTGTAAGCTTTAATAACTATATTACCCTTAATGTTAATGTATCAGATGACCAGAGGGTAACTGATACCAGGAAAACTACCAAGACCATAAACACCACCTTGATGGTAAAAAGCGGCGAGACAGTGGTTATTGGAGGAATAATTAAAGAAAGTACAGGTATGGATGTAACAGGGGTTCCCATATTAAAGGATATTCCAGGGTTAGGTTGGCTGTTCAAGGCTAAGACAAACAGAAAGACAAAATCAGAGCTCCTTATATTTTTAACCCCAACTGTTATGCCTTCTCCTGTAAAGCAGTTCTAA
- the nrfD gene encoding polysulfide reductase NrfD, with protein MDSALIPEGRKRCSAPAFFLWTLPWLLLLACGGVSALLCLIFGLNQTNMSNIFAFALWIVADLAVIALGAGAFFTGFLTYIIGKKELKDIINVAVIIGFICYSGAMGMLGIDIGQPVRGWFIFWHANIHSMLVEVSFCITCYLCVLTIEYIPLIFENRKLNKVKEFHFFGHNLHHIMAIFAATGTFLSFFHQGSLGGMFGVMYARPFAARYGFYIWPWTFFLFILSAIAAGPCFTILCTKLTETITRKKLVPDRAIDLLAKISGFLLAVYIILKIADTAGWIYGVIPQSGQMLMDFYRKGPYGIWMLICEIGIFGIIPAILLLTPSLRKNRLSLIIACLMNCAGIVLNRFVFVIVTLAIPVMPFERFWSYLPTWQEWAIALAVIGYGFLLFSLSYRYLPVFPKERELNPYSGR; from the coding sequence ATGGATTCCGCTTTAATACCGGAAGGTAGAAAAAGATGCTCAGCGCCGGCCTTTTTCCTCTGGACATTACCCTGGCTGCTTCTTCTTGCCTGTGGAGGAGTATCTGCCCTGCTTTGTCTAATCTTTGGACTTAATCAGACAAACATGAGCAATATATTTGCATTCGCATTGTGGATAGTCGCAGACCTTGCAGTAATAGCCCTTGGTGCAGGTGCCTTCTTTACCGGGTTTCTGACATATATTATCGGGAAAAAGGAATTAAAGGATATCATCAATGTTGCAGTGATTATAGGTTTCATCTGCTATTCAGGGGCAATGGGAATGCTCGGTATAGATATTGGCCAGCCCGTCAGGGGATGGTTTATTTTCTGGCATGCAAACATCCATTCCATGCTTGTAGAGGTTTCATTCTGTATTACCTGTTATCTGTGTGTACTCACAATCGAGTATATCCCTCTTATCTTTGAAAACCGGAAACTGAACAAGGTTAAAGAATTTCATTTTTTCGGGCATAATCTCCATCACATAATGGCCATTTTTGCTGCTACAGGGACATTCCTCTCATTCTTCCACCAGGGTTCATTAGGCGGGATGTTCGGGGTCATGTATGCAAGACCTTTTGCGGCCAGATACGGCTTCTATATCTGGCCATGGACATTTTTTCTTTTCATACTGTCAGCTATTGCGGCGGGTCCATGCTTTACAATCCTGTGTACAAAACTTACAGAGACCATCACCAGGAAAAAACTTGTGCCTGACAGGGCAATAGATCTACTGGCTAAGATTTCAGGCTTTTTACTCGCAGTGTATATAATATTGAAGATAGCGGATACAGCCGGATGGATATATGGTGTAATCCCGCAGTCTGGGCAGATGCTGATGGATTTCTACAGGAAAGGCCCCTACGGCATATGGATGCTTATCTGCGAGATAGGCATATTCGGTATAATACCTGCCATTTTACTTCTTACGCCTTCTCTCAGGAAAAACAGGCTGTCCCTGATAATAGCCTGCCTTATGAACTGTGCGGGGATAGTGCTGAACAGGTTTGTATTTGTAATAGTGACACTTGCCATCCCGGTAATGCCCTTTGAGAGATTCTGGAGTTATCTGCCCACATGGCAGGAATGGGCGATTGCGCTTGCGGTGATAGGTTACGGCTTTCTGCTCTTTTCATTATCATACAGGTATCTTCCGGTTTTTCCGAAAGAAAGAGAGCTGAACCCCTATTCAGGGCGATAA
- a CDS encoding tetratricopeptide repeat protein encodes MGNSKIFYRIVILLLSGFLFSCAGSMAPASPRKEKALAYQRLGNSLFIQGNTRDALVQLLEAEKLDNRNPDLEHDLALVYQKLGQFDLSLRHFKKAIDLKPDFPDAYNNMGTLYSQKMDWDNAMKCYEKAVSNILYRTPQFAYHNMGLVHFNQKDYQRAIALYQKAISLSPEYEPAYFDLAKAYELMGQNDKAFDTYKKIIDIVPDSFTAYLAMARLYYKTGQPDMAIDKINFVIGTDPRSQIAREAMKLLEEIQSR; translated from the coding sequence ATGGGGAACAGCAAGATTTTTTACCGGATAGTAATATTATTACTGTCCGGTTTTCTATTTTCATGCGCCGGATCAATGGCACCTGCCTCACCCAGAAAAGAAAAGGCTTTGGCATATCAGAGGCTTGGTAATTCCCTGTTCATTCAGGGTAATACCCGGGATGCCCTGGTTCAGCTACTTGAGGCAGAAAAGCTGGATAACAGGAATCCTGATCTGGAACATGATCTTGCTCTTGTATATCAGAAGCTCGGTCAGTTTGATCTCTCTTTAAGGCATTTCAAAAAGGCAATTGACCTTAAGCCCGATTTCCCTGATGCATATAATAATATGGGCACCCTCTATTCTCAGAAAATGGACTGGGATAACGCTATGAAATGTTATGAAAAAGCGGTCTCAAATATACTTTACCGCACCCCTCAGTTTGCATACCACAATATGGGGCTTGTCCATTTTAACCAGAAGGATTACCAGAGGGCAATAGCCTTATACCAGAAGGCTATCTCTCTTTCTCCTGAATATGAACCAGCCTATTTTGATCTTGCAAAGGCATATGAACTTATGGGGCAAAACGATAAGGCCTTTGATACATATAAAAAGATAATAGATATTGTACCTGACTCTTTTACCGCATATCTAGCCATGGCCAGACTATATTATAAAACAGGACAGCCAGATATGGCTATTGATAAAATAAACTTTGTTATTGGTACAGACCCTCGAAGTCAGATCGCGCGAGAGGCCATGAAACTGCTTGAAGAGATTCAATCCAGGTAA